The segment GAAGAAGAATTGGCTGAAATGCTGAATGGTTCTTACTTTGCCATTTATAACGATTTAAAAGAGTTGATCGGTTTTTTCTGTACTGGGTACAGCGCTCAAGTTCCGACGGGCAAAAAGTTGGGAATGTATGAAGAAAACTTTATCGATATGGGATTAGGAATGAACCCTCATTTAGTAGGTAGAGGGAGTGGGTATAACTTCTGTTCATATATTCTCAAATATATTGAAGAAAACCATCCGAAAAATCCAATTCGTTTAACTGTCGCGGAATTTAACAGTAGGGCAATCCATCTATACAAGAAACTAGGGTTTGTGCCAATGAAGGAGTTTGGTACAGGTTTTGCAGATTTCACTATAATGGTGAAAAGGCCCAGCATGTAAAAGAACATAGCCTATTACAAATAACTACTCGGTTTGTAACACATCACTTATCAGAACATACTCGAGTATAAAGGGAGAAATGAT is part of the Planococcus shenhongbingii genome and harbors:
- a CDS encoding GNAT family N-acetyltransferase, which gives rise to MEMINLNLQHTEMDKDTAENILNWKYDSPYDFYNNELNEEELAEMLNGSYFAIYNDLKELIGFFCTGYSAQVPTGKKLGMYEENFIDMGLGMNPHLVGRGSGYNFCSYILKYIEENHPKNPIRLTVAEFNSRAIHLYKKLGFVPMKEFGTGFADFTIMVKRPSM